The Actinomycetota bacterium region GCGCCGGCTGAAAGCACGTTGTCCACGGACGTCCTCACCAGAGGCGCAATGAGCGCGCGCCCCTGCGCGAGGCCGATGCCCTCGAGCAGCGCAGTCGCCGCGTGGACGACCGCCAGCACGTAGTTGGAGGCGAAGACCGCGGCCGCGTGATAGGCAGGCTTCGCATCGTCGGGCAGGGCAAACGGCTTGCCTCCCCATCCCATCGCGAGCCGGTGCAGGAAAGGCCTGTCCGCGGGGTCGCATGTGACGGCGACGGGAGCTCCATTCAGCGCCTCGGCCCCCTTGTGGGGGTCGGGCAGTGTCTGCAGCGGGTGCATGGAAGCGACAGACGCGCCGGAGGCCCTCACTGCCGCAAGCGCCTGGACCGAGGTCGCGCCGCTCGTGTGCGCGACGCGCTGTCCCGGACCCGCGCCCGCGGCAGCCTCCGCCGCCACGTTCTCGATGGCATCGTCGGGGACCGCTACGACCGCCACATCCGCCGCCGATACCGTCTCCGCGATCCCAGACAGCACAGGGACGTCCAGCAGCCTGTGCGCGCGCTGGCGTCCGGACCTGGACCGCGACCAGACGGCCAGGATCGGGTACCCGGCCTGTTGCAGCGCGAGCGCGATGCTGCCGCCGGCGCGGCCACAGCCCACGATGGAGATGGACGGCCTCTTCGCCACGCGACACCTTTCGACTAGCTCGCGCGGGGCCGGGAGACGACAAAGGGTCCTTCGTCGTTCCAGTTCCCGCGGGATACCGGACTCGGACCTGGAGTTCAGCGTAGCGGCGAGAGCCCCGGAGCGCTCAGGTGAGGAGCTGGAGCTGCTGCGCCTGCTGCGGCTTGTCGAGCGGCTCCGCACGAACGGCGAATCGCCGCCGGCCCCCCGGCCTGGCCTTCAGGCCTCCCGCCTCGCGCACGAGCGAGCTAACGGTCGAGGCGAGCTCCTTTCGGTCGGACGAGGGCGCGTAGGGGCGCGTGTACATCTGGTCGTAGCGTGCGACGAGGCCGGGGTGAGCGTCCTGAAGCCAGCTCATGAACTCCTCGCGAACCACCGGCCGAAGGTGCAGCAGGATCGGAGTGACGGACGGAGCACCGGCCTCGACGGCCGCCTGGACCACGTCGCGCAGGATCTGCGGGTCGTCGGTGATGCCGGGCAGTACGGGGGCCACCATCACGCTGCACGGGATGCCGGCCGCGTTCATCCTCGCCACAGCCTCCATGCGCTTGCGGGGGTGGGGCGTTCCGGGCTCGGTCTCGCGCCATGCCCGATCGTCCAGAGTCCCGATGGACACGGCCGTCGAGACGTCCGTCATCTCCGCCGCCGCCACGAGGAGGCCGAGGTCCCGGAGGATCAGCGTTCCCTTGGTGAGGATGGAGAACGGGTTGCGGTAGTCGGTCAGCGCCCGGATGATCCCGGGCATCAGCCTGTAGCGCCCTTCGGCGCGCTGGTACGGGTCTGTCCCCGTCCCCATGGCGACGTGCTCGCCCTTCCACCTTTTCGCCGCGAGTTGGCGGCGCAGAAGTTCCGGAGCGTTGACCTTCACGACGATCTTCGACTCAAAGTCGCGTCCGGCATTCATGTCCATGTACGTGTGCGTCACGCGGGCGAAACAGTA contains the following coding sequences:
- a CDS encoding Rossmann-like and DUF2520 domain-containing protein — its product is MAKRPSISIVGCGRAGGSIALALQQAGYPILAVWSRSRSGRQRAHRLLDVPVLSGIAETVSAADVAVVAVPDDAIENVAAEAAAGAGPGQRVAHTSGATSVQALAAVRASGASVASMHPLQTLPDPHKGAEALNGAPVAVTCDPADRPFLHRLAMGWGGKPFALPDDAKPAYHAAAVFASNYVLAVVHAATALLEGIGLAQGRALIAPLVRTSVDNVLSAGAASSITGPAARGDTGTLRMHVEALRARTPEGMQDPIAGAYLSLAALSAVLAGRSPDVLGEPPARPAEEPAR
- a CDS encoding radical SAM protein, which translates into the protein MPPEQLFELRRTVFDTPHFRGIEFIEAEAKSILNRVPGNALPFNWTINPYRGCSHACTYCFARVTHTYMDMNAGRDFESKIVVKVNAPELLRRQLAAKRWKGEHVAMGTGTDPYQRAEGRYRLMPGIIRALTDYRNPFSILTKGTLILRDLGLLVAAAEMTDVSTAVSIGTLDDRAWRETEPGTPHPRKRMEAVARMNAAGIPCSVMVAPVLPGITDDPQILRDVVQAAVEAGAPSVTPILLHLRPVVREEFMSWLQDAHPGLVARYDQMYTRPYAPSSDRKELASTVSSLVREAGGLKARPGGRRRFAVRAEPLDKPQQAQQLQLLT